The Phorcysia thermohydrogeniphila genome has a segment encoding these proteins:
- a CDS encoding helix-turn-helix transcriptional regulator has protein sequence MKKITLILEILKLLSENGDRFLSTTDIYKELKRRGVLGEGKAERKRLQRALSDLYKEGYVEKKSDNLRGKKPQDWKLNIEAFPYLISYTEEELISLFTLVSFVPKKYRQLPILEPALNAINRFGKFLDSEEKEIAKESFDYLPLPVERYNRVEKETLELIFKAIIQRRALIVSYKSKQIKILPIKIFHYNGTFYLLALDGKTKKLRTFLVMMLKAYGLTEETYPLFYWKRYKDTFFTFPEKPFIFKVELPPDYTAYCRPEHELYLYPTQFHLKSDKEKTLVWLVGYASYRFVSWLILDEVKALYPPSEEDIELAKQKRLKRIYPDLSLDLSKNLVRYRVFLKELRRFFEVRKKLFKNL, from the coding sequence ATGAAAAAGATAACCCTTATCCTTGAAATTTTAAAATTACTTTCGGAGAACGGGGATAGATTTCTTTCCACAACCGATATTTACAAAGAACTTAAAAGAAGAGGTGTTTTAGGGGAAGGAAAAGCTGAAAGGAAAAGACTTCAAAGAGCTCTTTCTGACCTCTACAAGGAAGGATACGTAGAGAAAAAATCTGATAACCTTCGGGGCAAAAAACCACAGGACTGGAAACTCAACATAGAAGCTTTTCCCTATCTCATTTCCTACACTGAAGAGGAGCTAATATCCCTCTTTACTCTTGTTTCTTTCGTCCCTAAGAAGTATAGGCAGCTTCCTATATTGGAGCCGGCCCTTAATGCCATAAACAGGTTCGGAAAGTTTCTTGATAGTGAAGAAAAAGAAATAGCCAAGGAGTCCTTTGATTATCTGCCTCTCCCTGTTGAACGTTACAACAGGGTTGAAAAAGAAACCCTTGAACTGATTTTTAAAGCGATTATACAGAGGAGGGCTCTCATTGTTTCCTACAAAAGTAAACAAATAAAAATTCTGCCCATAAAGATTTTTCACTACAATGGCACTTTTTACCTTTTAGCTTTAGATGGAAAGACAAAAAAACTAAGGACTTTTCTTGTTATGATGCTTAAAGCTTATGGACTAACGGAAGAAACATATCCCCTCTTTTACTGGAAACGCTACAAGGACACGTTTTTTACTTTTCCTGAGAAACCCTTTATTTTTAAAGTAGAGCTCCCTCCAGACTATACAGCCTATTGTAGACCTGAACACGAACTATACCTCTATCCTACTCAGTTCCACTTGAAAAGTGATAAGGAAAAAACGCTGGTCTGGCTTGTTGGTTATGCCAGTTATCGCTTTGTAAGCTGGCTCATTTTGGATGAGGTTAAGGCTCTTTACCCTCCAAGTGAAGAGGACATTGAGTTAGCCAAACAAAAAAGGTTAAAAAGAATCTATCCTGACCTTTCTCTTGACCTTTCAAAAAACCTTGTTCGCTACAGGGTCTTTCTTAAGGAGCTCCGTAGATTCTTTGAAGTTAGGAAAAAACTCTTTAAAAACCTATAA
- the ispE gene encoding 4-(cytidine 5'-diphospho)-2-C-methyl-D-erythritol kinase — MRLILPSPAKINLSLWVKGKRPDGYHELVTVMHTVNLFDVLSFLPSDRLVLSVRGNNSLPLDRSNLIIKACRLFKEKTGINPKVSIKLTKRIPVGAGLGGGSSNAAATLKGLNTIYGNPLSEEELHELAAKLGSDVPFFLKGGLAIAYGRGEKLKFFSPANFEILLVFPGFPCSTAEVYQNLPSIKREVAVEDAERLIISPLINENFSELIDNMENDLEKSESPCVKEVLRVKEKLKEIGLKPLMSGSGSCVFAIIKGEKPDTTPLKKEGWWFKFLSAV; from the coding sequence ATGAGGCTGATACTACCATCCCCAGCAAAGATAAACCTCTCCCTCTGGGTCAAAGGAAAGCGTCCAGACGGCTACCACGAGCTCGTAACCGTTATGCACACCGTTAACCTATTTGACGTTCTGTCTTTCCTTCCCTCAGACAGATTGGTCTTAAGCGTCAGGGGGAACAACTCTCTACCACTTGATAGGAGTAACCTCATAATAAAGGCTTGCAGGCTCTTTAAGGAAAAAACGGGGATAAACCCTAAGGTAAGCATAAAGCTGACAAAGAGAATACCCGTCGGCGCGGGACTTGGAGGCGGGAGCTCTAACGCAGCGGCGACACTGAAGGGGCTAAATACCATATACGGTAATCCGTTAAGCGAGGAGGAGCTCCACGAGTTAGCGGCCAAGCTCGGCAGTGACGTTCCCTTCTTCTTAAAAGGTGGGCTCGCCATAGCTTACGGAAGGGGTGAAAAGCTAAAGTTCTTTAGTCCGGCCAACTTTGAAATCCTACTGGTCTTCCCCGGCTTTCCCTGCTCAACGGCAGAGGTCTATCAGAACCTTCCCTCTATTAAGAGGGAGGTTGCCGTTGAAGACGCAGAAAGGCTCATAATATCTCCCCTCATAAACGAGAACTTTTCAGAGCTCATAGACAACATGGAAAACGACCTTGAAAAGTCAGAATCCCCCTGCGTGAAGGAGGTCCTCAGAGTCAAGGAAAAGCTAAAGGAAATAGGACTAAAGCCTTTAATGAGTGGAAGCGGCTCGTGCGTATTTGCCATCATAAAAGGTGAAAAACCTGACACTACCCCCTTGAAAAAAGAGGGCTGGTGGTTTAAATTTCTCTCTGCAGTGTAG
- a CDS encoding nucleotidyltransferase family protein has protein sequence MLKTAESIELKKEDILRILKEHKNYLRESFGVKEIGLFGSFAREEQTKDSDIDILIEVEKNKIGLISYIKLKLFLEELFGRKVNLVTKKALRPELKETILREVVYV, from the coding sequence ATGCTAAAAACAGCAGAATCTATTGAACTTAAGAAAGAAGATATCCTTAGAATCTTGAAAGAACACAAAAATTACCTCAGAGAGAGCTTCGGAGTTAAAGAAATTGGGCTCTTTGGTTCTTTTGCAAGAGAAGAACAAACGAAAGATAGCGATATTGACATCTTGATTGAAGTTGAAAAGAATAAAATTGGACTTATAAGTTACATAAAGCTTAAACTTTTCCTTGAAGAGCTCTTTGGAAGAAAAGTTAACTTAGTCACCAAGAAAGCTCTCAGACCAGAGCTAAAGGAAACTATTCTAAGAGAAGTTGTTTATGTCTAA
- a CDS encoding hydantoinase B/oxoprolinase family protein gives MGVNPILLEVFKNRFSSIAEEMGIVLQRTSFSPNIKERKDFSCAIFDENGEMVAQAAHIPVHLGSMPLSVKSVIESLELKEGDMAILNDPFRGGTHLPDVTIVAPVYVDGKPVFYVANRAHHADIGGISPGSMPLATSLFQEGIRIPPLKIVEAGRINEEFLALIKANVRTPEEREGDFTAQIMANRVAIKRLLELVEKYSLSTVKDYSRALIDYSEKIMRKTIESIPDGVYEFEDFMEDDGLGRKDVKIKVKITISGDSAVVDFSGSDKEVEGSINSVRAITLSAVLYVFRCLVKEDIPTNAGCMRPIKVITKKGTIVDANFPRAVSAGNVETSQRIVDVLLGALSKALPDFIPSASQGTMNNVTVGGIDPETGTPFTYYETIGGGMGAWAKGNGESAVHSHMTNTLNTPIEALEFAYPFMVTEYSVRRGSGGRGLFNGGDGIVREFKFLTDVEVTVVSERRKIPPYGLFGGEPGKVGENWVVKNGKKVLKPAKFTEKLSAGDLLRIETPGGGGWGRNK, from the coding sequence ATGGGAGTTAATCCTATACTCCTTGAAGTCTTTAAGAACAGGTTTTCTTCTATTGCTGAAGAGATGGGAATCGTCCTTCAGAGGACTTCCTTTTCTCCGAACATAAAGGAGAGGAAAGACTTTTCCTGTGCCATATTTGACGAAAACGGTGAAATGGTTGCTCAGGCTGCCCACATTCCCGTTCATCTTGGCTCAATGCCTCTGTCTGTTAAGTCCGTGATAGAGAGCTTAGAGCTTAAAGAAGGCGATATGGCAATTCTAAACGACCCTTTTAGGGGAGGAACTCACCTTCCAGACGTTACGATAGTTGCTCCCGTTTACGTTGACGGAAAACCTGTTTTTTACGTTGCAAACAGAGCTCACCACGCAGACATAGGGGGAATCTCCCCCGGCTCAATGCCCCTTGCAACTTCCCTCTTTCAGGAAGGTATAAGGATTCCTCCTCTAAAAATTGTTGAGGCTGGAAGGATAAACGAGGAGTTCTTAGCCCTCATAAAAGCAAACGTCAGGACTCCAGAAGAAAGAGAAGGAGACTTTACAGCCCAAATCATGGCAAATAGAGTTGCCATAAAAAGGCTTTTAGAGCTCGTAGAGAAATACTCCCTTTCTACGGTTAAAGATTACAGCAGAGCTCTCATTGACTACTCCGAAAAAATCATGAGAAAGACCATAGAGTCAATACCAGACGGTGTTTACGAGTTTGAAGATTTCATGGAAGACGACGGACTTGGGAGAAAAGACGTAAAAATAAAGGTAAAAATCACAATAAGCGGAGACAGTGCCGTAGTTGACTTTTCAGGTTCAGATAAAGAAGTTGAGGGAAGCATAAACAGCGTTAGGGCTATAACACTTTCAGCAGTTCTCTACGTTTTTAGGTGTCTTGTGAAGGAGGACATTCCGACAAACGCCGGCTGTATGAGACCCATAAAGGTGATAACCAAAAAAGGGACGATAGTTGACGCTAACTTTCCCCGTGCCGTTTCTGCCGGTAACGTTGAGACGTCTCAGAGGATTGTTGATGTATTGCTTGGAGCTCTATCAAAAGCCCTCCCCGACTTCATTCCTTCTGCCTCTCAGGGAACTATGAACAACGTAACCGTAGGAGGAATTGATCCAGAAACTGGTACTCCCTTTACCTACTACGAAACAATTGGCGGAGGAATGGGCGCTTGGGCTAAAGGCAACGGAGAAAGCGCAGTTCACTCCCACATGACAAACACCCTCAACACTCCGATAGAAGCCCTTGAATTTGCTTACCCATTTATGGTTACAGAGTATTCCGTTAGAAGAGGTTCGGGAGGAAGGGGACTTTTTAACGGAGGTGATGGAATTGTCAGGGAGTTTAAGTTCCTTACGGATGTTGAAGTAACAGTGGTTTCCGAAAGGAGAAAAATTCCCCCTTACGGCCTCTTTGGAGGAGAGCCCGGTAAAGTTGGTGAAAACTGGGTTGTAAAGAACGGGAAGAAAGTTCTAAAACCTGCCAAGTTTACAGAGAAACTTTCTGCTGGAGACCTTTTAAGGATAGAAACTCCCGGAGGCGGAGGCTGGGGAAGAAACAAATAG
- a CDS encoding ATP-binding protein — protein sequence MERLLEVAKRLTVLKTSQKVPEYKRFLYSQVKNSPSKLVGIYGGRGVGKTTLMVQILKELNLPPSKALFISCDHPAFSGFSLFEFLEEYASLGGKYVFIDEIHRVKDFQSHLKSVYDFLDLKVYFSGSSAVYLNNPDFARRFSMFKLPVLSFREFIELSTGIDFSPLTLTDIIDNHEDIAFGIVRTFSDRKILELFEEYKLHGAYPFYFEDPEKFLEKLAASVDLAISSDIALLYSVNPEKVQTIKKLLVTICVSKPMELSVENVASLVGVSKATLYKYIEYLSRADLIIHVQHEAKRFRAVRKPDKLFLANTNLLNALCLEREKGTERETFFASVTSYRHKLNYVDRGDFFVDEKFIFEVGGKNKKLEQVKGLSNAYLAVDGVEIGSGKRIPLWLFGFIY from the coding sequence ATGGAAAGGTTACTTGAGGTAGCCAAGCGTCTGACCGTTCTTAAAACTTCCCAAAAAGTGCCGGAGTATAAAAGGTTTCTCTACAGTCAGGTTAAGAATAGTCCCTCTAAACTGGTTGGTATATACGGCGGTCGTGGCGTTGGAAAGACAACCTTAATGGTTCAAATTTTAAAAGAGCTGAACCTTCCTCCATCAAAAGCTCTCTTTATATCCTGCGACCATCCTGCCTTTTCTGGTTTTTCGTTATTTGAATTCTTAGAGGAATACGCATCCTTAGGAGGAAAGTACGTCTTTATAGACGAGATTCACAGAGTGAAAGACTTTCAGTCTCACCTAAAATCTGTCTACGATTTCCTTGACCTAAAAGTTTATTTTTCAGGTTCTTCTGCTGTATACCTTAATAACCCAGACTTTGCAAGACGTTTTTCAATGTTTAAACTGCCAGTTCTCTCTTTCAGAGAATTTATAGAACTTTCTACTGGAATAGACTTTTCTCCTCTTACCCTCACAGATATCATAGACAATCACGAAGATATTGCCTTTGGGATAGTTAGAACTTTCAGCGACAGGAAAATACTTGAACTATTTGAAGAATACAAGTTACATGGAGCTTACCCTTTCTACTTTGAAGACCCCGAAAAGTTTCTTGAGAAGCTTGCAGCTTCTGTGGATTTGGCAATCTCCTCTGACATTGCTCTTCTCTACTCTGTTAATCCTGAGAAAGTTCAAACGATAAAAAAACTCTTGGTTACGATATGCGTTTCAAAACCTATGGAACTGTCCGTTGAAAACGTGGCGTCCCTTGTTGGAGTTTCTAAAGCTACCCTCTATAAATACATAGAGTATCTTTCAAGGGCTGACCTTATTATTCACGTTCAGCACGAAGCCAAAAGGTTTCGGGCGGTAAGAAAGCCAGATAAACTCTTCCTTGCCAATACAAACCTTTTAAATGCACTATGCTTAGAGAGAGAAAAGGGAACAGAAAGAGAAACCTTCTTTGCCTCTGTAACCTCTTACAGGCACAAATTAAACTACGTTGATAGAGGAGACTTCTTCGTAGACGAAAAGTTCATCTTTGAAGTAGGAGGTAAGAACAAAAAGTTGGAACAGGTAAAAGGTCTTAGTAATGCTTATTTAGCAGTTGACGGAGTAGAAATCGGCTCTGGAAAGAGAATTCCTCTATGGTTGTTTGGCTTCATCTACTGA
- a CDS encoding hydantoinase/oxoprolinase family protein, with protein MVIIGVDTGGTFTDFVYKKGKEWGVLKVLSTPDNPARAVLKGLKIIAGEEEKNIVHGTTVATNAVLEKKGAKTAFVTNKGFEDILIIGRQNREELYNLHYRKRPPLVPSELSFGLNCRVSAKGEIVQELELEEVEKLSEELKEKGVESVAVSFLFSFLNPEHEELVEKVLKEKGFFVSISSRIVPEFREYERASTTVINAFVMPKMKSYVSFLKENLGKKDKFRIMQSNGGVISAETVMEQPVRTILSGPAGGVAGAWKIGKLAGYEKLITFDMGGTSTDVSLIDGRPIVTTEAKIEGYPIKVPVIDIHTVGAGGGSIARVDAGGALTVGPESAGADPGPICYDRGGDRITITDANLFLGRLIPHRFLGGKMKLNDKKLLPFFEEMARKLKLTPLELAEGILEVANTKMEKAIRAISIERGYDPKDFSLFSFGGAGGLHAAYLAALLGIPRVIVPSNPGTLSALGMVLSDIVRDYSLTVMLSGKAFKKENLEKFFKVLEEKAREELNVEGIPEEKQKLERYVDLRYKGQSFEITVPFSDNFVETFHREHERLYGYAHRGRPIELVNVRVRAIGETEKPEIKRAETFSERIPEGALLEVKKVHFEGRWLDTPVYDREKLLPGNRIDGAAIIVEYSSTVVIPPFAKAFVDEFRNLVIEV; from the coding sequence ATGGTTATAATCGGCGTTGATACTGGAGGAACGTTTACAGATTTCGTCTATAAGAAGGGAAAGGAGTGGGGAGTCTTAAAGGTTCTTTCAACCCCGGATAATCCGGCAAGGGCAGTCCTTAAAGGATTAAAGATAATAGCCGGTGAAGAGGAGAAAAACATCGTTCACGGAACGACCGTTGCAACAAACGCCGTCCTTGAGAAGAAAGGAGCTAAAACGGCCTTTGTAACAAACAAGGGCTTTGAGGATATTCTCATCATAGGCAGGCAGAACAGGGAGGAGCTCTACAACCTCCACTACAGGAAAAGACCTCCTCTCGTTCCTTCAGAGCTCTCCTTCGGACTTAACTGCAGGGTTTCGGCTAAAGGGGAGATAGTTCAGGAGCTTGAGTTAGAGGAAGTTGAAAAACTTTCAGAAGAGCTAAAGGAAAAGGGCGTAGAGTCTGTTGCCGTTTCATTTCTCTTTTCCTTCTTAAATCCAGAGCACGAAGAGTTAGTAGAGAAAGTCTTAAAAGAGAAGGGCTTTTTCGTTTCTATCTCAAGCAGAATAGTTCCAGAATTCAGGGAATATGAAAGGGCTTCTACAACGGTCATAAACGCCTTTGTCATGCCAAAAATGAAAAGTTACGTTTCTTTCTTAAAAGAAAACCTCGGGAAAAAAGACAAGTTCCGGATAATGCAGTCAAACGGTGGGGTTATCTCTGCCGAAACGGTAATGGAACAGCCGGTTAGAACTATTCTCTCTGGGCCTGCCGGCGGCGTGGCTGGGGCGTGGAAGATAGGAAAACTTGCAGGGTATGAAAAGCTCATAACCTTTGATATGGGAGGAACGTCAACCGACGTTTCACTCATAGACGGTAGGCCGATAGTTACGACTGAGGCAAAAATAGAAGGCTATCCCATAAAAGTTCCCGTAATAGACATTCACACCGTTGGAGCTGGTGGAGGTTCAATAGCGAGGGTTGACGCAGGCGGAGCTCTCACCGTTGGCCCTGAAAGCGCCGGAGCTGACCCCGGTCCGATATGCTACGACAGGGGAGGAGACAGAATAACGATAACCGACGCTAACCTCTTCCTCGGACGCCTCATTCCTCACCGCTTCCTTGGCGGTAAGATGAAACTGAACGATAAGAAGCTCCTTCCCTTCTTTGAGGAAATGGCAAGGAAGCTAAAGCTTACACCGCTGGAGCTTGCAGAAGGTATTCTGGAAGTAGCAAACACAAAAATGGAAAAAGCTATAAGGGCTATCTCTATTGAAAGGGGATACGACCCGAAGGACTTTTCCCTCTTTTCCTTTGGAGGAGCTGGAGGGCTCCACGCTGCATACTTAGCAGCACTCCTTGGAATTCCAAGGGTAATTGTTCCTTCCAATCCCGGAACTCTCTCAGCCCTCGGAATGGTTCTTTCAGACATAGTAAGGGACTACTCCCTCACAGTCATGCTCTCCGGAAAAGCCTTTAAAAAGGAGAATCTTGAGAAGTTCTTTAAAGTCCTTGAAGAAAAAGCCAGAGAAGAACTAAACGTAGAAGGAATTCCGGAAGAAAAACAGAAGTTAGAAAGATACGTTGACCTACGTTACAAGGGACAGTCATTTGAAATTACAGTCCCCTTTAGCGATAACTTTGTGGAAACTTTCCACAGGGAGCACGAAAGGCTCTACGGTTACGCCCACAGGGGTAGACCAATAGAACTTGTAAACGTGAGGGTAAGAGCGATAGGAGAAACGGAAAAGCCTGAAATTAAGAGGGCTGAGACCTTCTCAGAGAGGATACCGGAGGGAGCTCTCCTTGAAGTCAAAAAAGTCCACTTTGAAGGAAGGTGGCTTGACACCCCCGTTTACGACAGAGAAAAACTCCTTCCCGGTAACAGGATAGACGGAGCTGCAATAATCGTTGAGTACAGCTCTACCGTAGTTATCCCTCCCTTTGCTAAGGCCTTCGTTGATGAGTTTAGGAACTTGGTGATTGAGGTTTAG
- a CDS encoding arsenate reductase ArsC has translation MGKSLKVGFICTGNSARSQMAEGFARYYADKFGKKVEVFSAGSNPSGYVHPLAVKVMEERGIDISHQKSKSLEDIPFDFLNVVVTLCGDAAESCPVVDGAKVIHWGLPDPAKVQGEKEERLKAFRVVRDEIEEKVKNLLEQL, from the coding sequence TTGGGAAAGTCGTTAAAGGTCGGATTCATCTGCACGGGAAACTCAGCCAGAAGCCAAATGGCAGAAGGTTTTGCCCGTTACTACGCCGATAAGTTTGGTAAAAAGGTAGAGGTCTTCTCTGCAGGCTCAAACCCTTCCGGTTACGTTCACCCGTTGGCAGTAAAGGTAATGGAAGAAAGGGGCATAGACATCAGCCACCAGAAGTCAAAGTCCTTAGAGGATATCCCCTTTGACTTCCTTAACGTTGTGGTTACCCTCTGTGGCGACGCTGCCGAAAGCTGTCCTGTGGTTGACGGAGCAAAAGTTATCCACTGGGGACTACCAGACCCTGCAAAGGTTCAAGGAGAAAAAGAAGAAAGGCTAAAGGCTTTTCGGGTAGTGAGAGACGAGATAGAAGAGAAAGTTAAGAATTTGCTGGAACAACTGTAA
- a CDS encoding NIL domain-containing protein encodes MKETSTRLVLHFPKETWDKPVIYKLVKDYDLIVNILRAEILPRMEGSAVIELRGDRKKLGDAIRFLRSLKIKVKPLELDIFREDEKCVHCGACIAPCPTNAFYLDKKTFRVEFDKDKCVGCGHCIPACPLRIIYSAEF; translated from the coding sequence TTGAAAGAGACTTCCACAAGGCTCGTTCTGCACTTCCCGAAGGAGACGTGGGATAAGCCGGTAATCTACAAGCTCGTCAAAGACTACGACCTGATAGTAAACATACTCAGGGCAGAGATACTCCCCCGTATGGAAGGTTCTGCCGTTATTGAGCTGAGGGGAGACAGGAAGAAGCTCGGAGACGCCATCAGGTTCTTAAGAAGTCTCAAAATAAAGGTAAAGCCCTTAGAGCTTGATATTTTCAGGGAAGACGAAAAGTGTGTTCACTGTGGCGCTTGTATAGCCCCCTGTCCGACAAACGCCTTTTACTTAGACAAGAAAACCTTTAGAGTTGAATTTGATAAGGATAAGTGTGTCGGCTGTGGCCACTGCATACCTGCCTGCCCCTTAAGAATCATATACTCTGCCGAGTTTTAA
- the nadA gene encoding quinolinate synthase NadA, with the protein MEKVLERIKELKESKNAVILAHYYVDGAIQDVADFVGDSLELARKAREVDCDIIVLCGVYFMAETAKILNPERKVLIPYYKAGCLMADMAIAEEIKEFKEKNPDYVVVTYVNSSADVKAVSDICCTSANAVKVIEAVESDKILFVPDKNLGSYIAEKVKGKEIKLWDGYCPVHQKLTPEEAERRKKENPDAVFVAHPECRKEVRDMADFVGSTSKIVKFVKETTAKKVIVGTERGIIHQLKKVRPDVEFIPAYSEFTCDQMKMITVERLLKCLETEQFEITVPEEVADKARTAIERMLEVS; encoded by the coding sequence ATGGAGAAAGTGCTGGAGAGGATAAAGGAGCTTAAAGAGTCCAAGAACGCTGTTATCTTGGCTCACTACTACGTTGACGGTGCAATACAGGACGTAGCCGACTTTGTAGGGGACTCCTTAGAGCTTGCAAGGAAGGCAAGGGAAGTAGACTGCGATATCATCGTCCTCTGTGGCGTTTACTTTATGGCCGAAACGGCAAAGATTCTTAACCCAGAGAGGAAGGTTCTCATTCCCTACTACAAGGCCGGATGCCTCATGGCAGACATGGCCATTGCAGAAGAAATTAAGGAGTTTAAGGAGAAGAACCCAGACTACGTTGTTGTTACCTACGTAAACAGCTCTGCCGACGTTAAGGCCGTTTCAGATATCTGCTGTACCTCTGCAAATGCCGTTAAGGTTATTGAGGCCGTTGAGTCGGATAAGATTCTCTTCGTTCCCGATAAAAACCTTGGAAGTTATATAGCAGAGAAGGTAAAAGGGAAGGAGATTAAACTCTGGGACGGGTACTGTCCCGTTCACCAGAAGTTAACGCCTGAAGAGGCAGAACGTAGAAAGAAGGAAAATCCGGACGCTGTCTTTGTAGCTCATCCAGAGTGTAGGAAAGAAGTCAGGGATATGGCCGACTTTGTCGGTAGCACGTCAAAAATCGTTAAGTTCGTTAAAGAGACAACTGCCAAAAAGGTAATAGTTGGAACTGAAAGGGGGATAATTCACCAGCTTAAAAAGGTGCGTCCGGACGTTGAGTTTATCCCGGCTTACAGTGAGTTTACCTGCGACCAGATGAAGATGATAACCGTTGAGAGACTTCTCAAGTGTTTAGAAACTGAACAGTTTGAGATAACTGTTCCCGAAGAAGTTGCCGACAAAGCACGCACAGCAATAGAGAGAATGCTTGAAGTAAGTTAA
- the guaA gene encoding glutamine-hydrolyzing GMP synthase, with amino-acid sequence MVRDIHESKVLILDFGSQYTQLIARRLREKNIYCEIHPFNTSIENIKEFNPKGIILSGGPASVYEEGAPKVSKEIFELGVPVLGICYGMQLITHLFGGKVVRAEKHEYGRAELQVLDSSDLFKGLPEKFVVWMSHADRVLEVPEGFEPIAKTENAPFAAVRHKEKPIYGVQFHPEVKHSQFGDKVLENFAKVICGCEPLWTMENFIEYEVEKIRETVGDKNVICALSGGVDSSVVAALLHRAIGDQLYPIFVDTGLLRKGERESVERTFKEKFNMKNFRVVDASDLFLERLKGVVDPEKKRKIIGHTFIEVFEKAAKEIPNAEFLAQGTLYPDVIESVSVKGPSATIKSHHNVGGLPEKLNFKLIEPLRELFKDEVRELGRQLGLPEEIIKRQPFPGPGLAIRIIGEVKSEYLRILRDADAIVLEEIKKAGLYDKIWQSFAVFLPIQTVGVMGDERTYDYVIAIRAVESVDGMTADWVKLPYELLERISNRIINEVEGVNRVVYDITSKPPGTIEWE; translated from the coding sequence ATGGTGAGGGACATTCACGAGAGTAAAGTTCTAATTCTGGACTTTGGCTCACAGTACACACAGCTCATAGCCAGAAGGCTAAGGGAAAAGAATATATACTGTGAGATACACCCCTTTAACACTTCCATTGAAAATATAAAGGAGTTCAACCCAAAGGGAATAATCCTTTCTGGAGGCCCTGCAAGCGTTTATGAGGAGGGAGCTCCCAAGGTAAGCAAAGAAATCTTTGAGCTTGGCGTTCCGGTTCTCGGAATTTGCTACGGAATGCAGCTTATAACCCACCTCTTTGGGGGCAAGGTAGTAAGGGCTGAAAAGCACGAGTACGGAAGGGCAGAGTTACAAGTTCTTGATTCTTCAGACCTCTTTAAAGGGCTTCCAGAAAAGTTTGTCGTCTGGATGAGCCACGCCGACAGAGTCCTTGAAGTCCCAGAAGGTTTTGAGCCCATAGCAAAAACGGAAAATGCTCCTTTTGCAGCTGTAAGACACAAGGAAAAACCAATTTACGGCGTCCAGTTCCACCCAGAGGTAAAGCACTCCCAGTTTGGAGATAAGGTTCTTGAGAACTTTGCAAAGGTAATCTGTGGCTGTGAGCCTTTATGGACTATGGAAAACTTCATTGAGTACGAAGTAGAGAAGATAAGGGAAACCGTTGGCGATAAAAACGTTATATGTGCCCTCTCCGGTGGTGTTGATTCTTCAGTCGTTGCTGCCCTCCTTCACAGGGCAATAGGAGACCAGCTGTACCCAATCTTCGTTGACACTGGTCTTTTAAGGAAAGGAGAGAGGGAGTCCGTTGAGAGGACATTCAAAGAAAAGTTCAACATGAAAAACTTTAGGGTTGTAGATGCAAGTGACCTCTTCCTTGAGAGACTAAAGGGTGTTGTTGACCCCGAGAAAAAGAGAAAGATAATTGGCCATACCTTCATTGAGGTCTTTGAAAAGGCTGCAAAAGAAATACCAAATGCCGAGTTCTTAGCACAGGGGACTCTCTACCCCGACGTTATTGAGAGCGTTTCAGTTAAAGGGCCTTCCGCCACTATCAAGTCCCACCACAACGTAGGGGGACTACCCGAAAAGCTCAACTTTAAGCTGATTGAGCCACTTAGGGAGCTCTTTAAGGACGAGGTAAGGGAACTCGGAAGACAGCTTGGACTTCCTGAGGAAATCATAAAGAGACAGCCATTCCCCGGCCCCGGACTTGCCATTAGAATCATCGGGGAGGTAAAGTCTGAGTACTTAAGGATTTTAAGGGACGCCGACGCCATAGTCCTTGAAGAGATAAAGAAGGCAGGCCTCTACGATAAAATTTGGCAGTCCTTTGCAGTTTTCCTTCCCATACAGACGGTTGGTGTTATGGGAGATGAGAGAACTTACGACTACGTTATTGCAATAAGAGCTGTTGAAAGTGTAGACGGAATGACGGCCGACTGGGTTAAGCTTCCCTACGAGCTCTTAGAGAGGATATCAAATAGGATAATAAACGAGGTAGAAGGCGTAAACAGGGTGGTTTACGACATCACCTCAAAACCTCCGGGAACAATTGAGTGGGAGTAG